A window of the Myxococcales bacterium genome harbors these coding sequences:
- the infA gene encoding translation initiation factor IF-1 encodes MSKEELVHLEGEVVLIAKGGNFRVKLDAGGHEVLAKLAGKVRRHRIRVVLGDRVTVAVSPYDPTRGFIVYRQR; translated from the coding sequence GTGAGCAAAGAAGAGCTAGTTCATCTCGAGGGCGAAGTCGTCCTCATCGCCAAGGGCGGCAACTTCCGGGTCAAGCTCGACGCGGGCGGCCACGAGGTGCTCGCCAAGCTGGCCGGCAAGGTCCGGCGCCACCGCATCCGCGTCGTCCTCGGGGATCGCGTCACCGTCGCGGTGTCGCCCTACGACCCGACCCGCGGGTTCATCGTCTACCGGCAGCGCTGA
- a CDS encoding Hsp70 family protein: MAQSPLYAGFDLGTTNSAVAVFDGEHTQVVRNASGGAVTPSVVRIDRSGRVTIGQRARRFLEDDPDNTATEWKRVMGTDRAIEFPAAGVRKRPEELSAEILRALRADVADQLGVTVERAVISVPALFELPQSAATSEAARLAGFQRVELLQEPIASALAAGWRADDDGTASWLVYDLGGGTFDASLLETRDGLLRVVGHDGDNFLGGRDFDWAITEHLAAALAQATGVALERRNPAHGPALRLLRLAAEEAKIELSRSASAQVTLARPLEVDGREVEVDLTLTRATVETLTAPLVERSLEVCLRLLGGHGLGPGRLARIVLVGGPTLMPGLRALVQARLEAAAVEGLDPMTLVAQGAALYAATAGLDGRAAPPPVASGVKVWLQYPPVTADLTPHVVGRFVGGAPPARIRLERTDGGWASPDAAIAPDGGFVTMAALVPRAASTFRLIATAADGATVAVEPGTITIVAGLTISDPPLSRTIGVALASDHVQVYFERGAPLPTRRSFTHTTVETIAAGNPDAVLRIPIVQGEFDQAHLCRLVGALEVRGGDVRATVPIGSTVEVTIELDRAGCLSARAHVPAIDQVFEHVAHLLVPDAAPAALDAALADQRRHLMAVRTDAFRHGLAAVIEKLGAVEALLAAAERDIDAAHGGDADAGQKARRTLLEIDAVLAEADLARSWPELDGEAQQAAIIANGAVASFGTDAERRLLDEVLTALARARRDRDVAELGRQLLLVRRLSSAAWNRNPDAWTYHLEDAASSIHEASDLPKARALVEAGRAAVTAGDTDAVRRAVKQIWALLPVDAAARQKGHDSGVR, from the coding sequence ATGGCGCAGTCACCGCTCTACGCGGGGTTCGATCTCGGCACGACCAACTCGGCGGTCGCGGTGTTCGACGGCGAGCACACCCAGGTGGTGCGCAACGCCTCGGGCGGCGCCGTCACGCCCTCGGTCGTGCGCATCGATCGCTCCGGCCGGGTCACGATCGGGCAGCGGGCGCGGCGGTTCCTCGAGGACGATCCCGACAACACCGCGACCGAGTGGAAGCGGGTCATGGGCACCGACCGCGCGATCGAGTTCCCGGCCGCGGGCGTGCGCAAGCGCCCCGAGGAGCTGTCGGCCGAGATCCTGCGCGCGCTCCGCGCCGACGTGGCCGATCAGCTGGGCGTGACGGTCGAGCGCGCGGTGATCTCGGTGCCGGCGCTGTTCGAGCTGCCCCAGAGCGCGGCGACCAGCGAGGCCGCGCGCCTCGCCGGGTTCCAGCGGGTCGAGCTCCTGCAGGAGCCGATCGCGTCGGCGCTGGCCGCGGGCTGGCGCGCCGACGACGACGGCACCGCGAGCTGGCTGGTCTACGACCTCGGCGGCGGCACCTTCGACGCGTCGCTGCTCGAGACCCGCGACGGCCTGCTGCGCGTGGTCGGCCACGACGGCGACAACTTCCTCGGCGGGCGCGACTTCGACTGGGCGATCACCGAGCACCTCGCCGCCGCGCTGGCCCAGGCCACCGGCGTCGCGCTCGAGCGCCGCAACCCGGCCCACGGCCCGGCCCTGCGCCTGCTGCGGCTCGCCGCCGAGGAGGCCAAGATCGAGCTGTCGCGCAGCGCCTCGGCCCAGGTCACGCTGGCGCGGCCGCTCGAGGTCGACGGGCGCGAGGTCGAGGTCGATCTAACGCTGACCCGCGCCACCGTCGAGACCCTGACCGCGCCGCTGGTCGAGCGCTCGCTCGAGGTGTGCCTGCGGCTGCTCGGCGGCCACGGCCTCGGGCCCGGCCGGCTCGCGCGGATCGTGCTGGTCGGCGGCCCGACGCTGATGCCGGGGCTGCGCGCGCTGGTCCAGGCCCGGCTCGAGGCGGCGGCGGTCGAGGGGCTCGATCCGATGACGCTGGTGGCCCAGGGCGCGGCCCTGTACGCGGCGACCGCGGGCCTCGACGGTCGGGCCGCGCCGCCGCCGGTCGCCAGCGGCGTCAAGGTCTGGCTGCAGTACCCGCCGGTCACCGCGGACCTCACGCCGCACGTGGTCGGCCGCTTCGTCGGCGGCGCGCCGCCCGCGCGGATCCGCCTCGAGCGGACCGACGGCGGCTGGGCCAGCCCCGACGCGGCGATCGCGCCCGACGGCGGGTTCGTCACGATGGCGGCGCTGGTGCCGCGCGCGGCCTCGACCTTCCGGCTGATCGCCACCGCCGCCGACGGCGCCACGGTCGCGGTCGAGCCCGGCACGATCACGATCGTCGCCGGCCTGACGATCTCGGATCCGCCGCTGTCGCGCACGATCGGCGTCGCGCTCGCCAGCGATCACGTGCAGGTGTACTTCGAGCGCGGCGCGCCGCTGCCGACCCGCCGCAGCTTCACCCACACCACCGTCGAGACGATCGCCGCCGGCAACCCCGACGCGGTGCTGCGCATCCCGATCGTCCAGGGCGAGTTCGACCAGGCCCACCTGTGCCGCCTGGTGGGCGCGCTCGAGGTCCGCGGCGGCGACGTGCGCGCGACCGTCCCGATCGGCTCGACCGTCGAGGTCACGATCGAGCTCGACCGCGCCGGCTGCCTGAGCGCGCGCGCCCACGTGCCGGCGATCGACCAGGTGTTCGAGCACGTCGCACACCTGCTCGTGCCCGACGCCGCGCCCGCGGCGCTCGACGCAGCCCTGGCGGATCAGCGCCGCCACCTGATGGCGGTGCGCACCGACGCGTTCCGCCACGGCCTGGCCGCGGTGATCGAGAAGCTGGGCGCGGTCGAGGCGCTCCTGGCCGCGGCCGAGCGCGACATCGACGCGGCCCACGGCGGTGACGCCGACGCCGGCCAGAAGGCCCGGCGGACGCTGCTCGAGATCGACGCGGTGCTGGCCGAGGCCGACCTGGCGCGGAGCTGGCCCGAGCTCGACGGCGAGGCCCAGCAGGCCGCGATCATCGCCAACGGCGCGGTCGCCAGCTTCGGCACTGACGCCGAGCGCCGCCTGCTCGACGAGGTGCTCACGGCGCTCGCCCGGGCCCGGCGCGATCGCGACGTGGCCGAGCTGGGCCGGCAGCTGCTGCTGGTCCGCCGGCTGTCGAGCGCGGCGTGGAACCGCAACCCCGACGCCTGGACCTACCACCTCGAGGACGCGGCCTCGTCGATCCACGAGGCCAGCGACCTGCCCAAGGCCCGGGCCCTGGTCGAGGCCGGGCGCGCGGCCGTGACCGCCGGCGACACCGACGCGGTCCGGCGCGCGGTCAAGCAGATCTGGGCGCTCCTGCCCGTCGACGCCGCGGCCCGCCAGAAGGGCCACGACTCGGGGGTGCGATGA
- a CDS encoding cysteine desulfurase gives MRIYLDHNAGAPLHGVARAAMTAALDEFGNPSSIHTRGRRARALLERARRQVAGLLGDDTDPIDRVVFTSGGTEALFAALIGLAAGAAPARGVALVASEHPAVHGAAAALAERGWRVHVIAVDAEGLIDPASWADALAHRPAIVALAAANHELGTIADIPALAPAARAVGARVVVDAIAAAGRVELGPIAAVADAVALSSHKLGGPAGVGALWTAPGVTLAPPHPGGHQERGRRPGTENLLGAIGFGAAAAAVDLVEAAAVPARAARLEAAIRAIPGAHVHGAGAVRTGHTVNARFDGVRGETLVMALDLAGVDASAGAACSSGSVAPSPVLLALGLDPEAARGGLRLSLGPSTTDAEVDAVAALLPTLVARARAAG, from the coding sequence ATGCGGATTTATCTCGACCACAACGCTGGCGCCCCGCTCCATGGCGTGGCCCGGGCGGCGATGACGGCGGCGCTCGACGAGTTTGGCAACCCGTCCTCGATCCACACCCGGGGCCGCCGGGCCCGCGCGCTCCTCGAGCGCGCGCGGCGCCAGGTCGCAGGGCTCCTCGGTGACGACACCGATCCGATCGATCGAGTCGTGTTCACGAGCGGCGGGACCGAGGCCCTGTTCGCGGCCCTGATCGGCCTGGCCGCGGGCGCGGCGCCGGCCCGCGGCGTCGCGCTGGTGGCGAGCGAACATCCGGCCGTCCACGGCGCCGCGGCCGCGCTGGCTGAGCGCGGCTGGCGGGTCCACGTGATCGCGGTCGACGCCGAGGGCCTCATCGACCCGGCGTCGTGGGCCGACGCGCTGGCCCACCGGCCGGCGATCGTCGCGCTGGCCGCGGCCAACCACGAGCTCGGGACGATCGCCGACATCCCCGCGCTGGCGCCGGCGGCGCGGGCCGTCGGCGCCCGGGTGGTGGTCGACGCGATCGCCGCAGCCGGGCGCGTCGAGCTCGGCCCGATCGCCGCGGTCGCCGACGCCGTGGCGCTGTCGAGCCACAAGCTCGGCGGCCCGGCCGGCGTGGGCGCGCTGTGGACCGCGCCCGGCGTCACCCTGGCGCCGCCGCACCCGGGCGGTCACCAGGAGCGCGGCCGTCGACCCGGCACCGAGAACCTGCTGGGCGCGATCGGCTTCGGCGCGGCCGCGGCGGCGGTCGACCTGGTGGAGGCCGCGGCGGTGCCCGCGCGCGCGGCGCGGCTCGAGGCGGCGATCCGGGCGATCCCGGGCGCGCACGTCCACGGCGCCGGCGCGGTCCGGACCGGCCACACGGTCAACGCGCGGTTCGACGGCGTCCGCGGCGAGACGCTGGTGATGGCGCTCGACCTGGCCGGGGTCGACGCCTCGGCCGGCGCCGCCTGCAGCTCGGGCTCGGTGGCGCCGTCGCCGGTACTGCTGGCGCTCGGGCTCGATCCCGAGGCCGCGCGCGGCGGCCTGCGGCTGTCGCTGGGGCCGAGCACGACCGACGCCGAGGTCGACGCGGTCGCGGCGCTGTTGCCGACGCTGGTCGCGCGCGCCCGCGCGGCGGGCTGA
- a CDS encoding 4'-phosphopantetheinyl transferase superfamily protein, translated as MTAPFALELAHGRAVAVAVDDAVDGNHPDERVAAARYRDGRAREFLAGRRALRAAIAELGLAPALGPIDADPRGAPLLPPEVVGSISHKATLAIALAAPAQGWTIGIDLELRAPRATDISRRVLTPPEQAALAHLVPDEQRRAVVRTFAIKEAVYKAIDPYLGRYVGFHEVALRDPRADAAIVEVPDAWGLEVEVACAAHDAHWIATARARRR; from the coding sequence GTGACCGCGCCGTTCGCGCTCGAGCTGGCCCACGGCCGCGCGGTGGCGGTGGCGGTCGACGACGCCGTCGATGGCAACCACCCCGACGAGCGCGTCGCCGCCGCCCGCTACCGCGATGGCCGCGCCCGCGAGTTCCTGGCCGGGCGCCGCGCGCTCCGAGCCGCGATCGCCGAGCTGGGCCTGGCGCCGGCGCTGGGCCCGATCGACGCCGACCCGCGCGGCGCGCCGCTGCTGCCGCCCGAGGTGGTCGGCTCGATCAGCCACAAGGCCACGCTGGCGATCGCGCTGGCGGCGCCGGCTCAGGGCTGGACGATCGGCATCGATCTCGAGCTGCGCGCGCCGCGCGCCACCGACATCAGCCGCCGGGTGCTGACGCCGCCCGAGCAGGCCGCGCTCGCGCACCTCGTCCCCGACGAGCAGCGGCGCGCGGTCGTGCGCACCTTCGCGATCAAGGAGGCGGTCTACAAGGCGATCGATCCGTACCTGGGCCGCTACGTCGGCTTTCACGAGGTGGCGCTGCGCGATCCGCGCGCCGACGCCGCGATCGTCGAGGTGCCCGACGCCTGGGGCCTCGAGGTCGAGGTCGCCTGCGCCGCCCACGACGCCCACTGGATCGCGACCGCCCGGGCGCGGCGACGCTGA
- the aroA gene encoding 3-phosphoshikimate 1-carboxyvinyltransferase, giving the protein MTAFVVTPTGRPLAGQVTAPGDKSVGHRALLFSALARTRVRIRGLGGGADNGRTARAIIALGATTERVGDALIVRGPGLRHLHAPPAPIDCGNSGTTIRLLTGLLAGQPFASELFGDESLSRRPMARVIAPLRAMGAHITGRAGGVDVSPPLTIAACAERLRGCDHALAIASAQVKTALVLAGLCADGTTRVREPWRSRDHSEHLLTAMGAPIRVRDREVEVHAGGWDGALAIDQITVPGDPSSAAFILAAALVAGVGGDGVSCVGVNQNPTRTGFLDALAAMGWVAPTRDPVTYYPGEDGVTIDVRGPAPALRATRIAGELTVRAIDEIPILAAVAALAEGETVIEDAGELKVKESDRIATTVAMLRAFGVDAEAQGEGLVVVGRGRRTLRAARVDSAGDHRIAMAGTVLALVADGPSRIDDADNVATSYPGFVAALTSLGADLRVEP; this is encoded by the coding sequence ATGACCGCCTTCGTCGTCACGCCCACCGGCCGCCCCCTCGCGGGGCAGGTCACCGCGCCCGGCGACAAGTCGGTCGGCCACCGCGCGCTCTTGTTCTCGGCGCTGGCGCGGACGCGGGTGCGGATCCGCGGCCTCGGCGGCGGCGCCGACAACGGCCGCACCGCCCGCGCGATCATCGCGCTCGGCGCGACCACCGAGCGGGTCGGCGACGCGCTGATCGTGCGCGGCCCGGGGCTGCGCCACCTGCACGCGCCGCCAGCGCCGATCGACTGCGGCAACTCGGGCACGACGATCCGGCTCCTGACCGGGCTGCTGGCCGGGCAGCCGTTCGCCAGCGAGCTGTTCGGCGACGAGTCGCTGTCGCGCCGGCCGATGGCCCGGGTGATCGCGCCGCTGCGCGCCATGGGCGCGCACATCACCGGCCGCGCCGGCGGCGTCGACGTGAGCCCGCCGCTGACGATCGCGGCCTGCGCCGAGCGCCTGCGCGGCTGCGACCACGCGCTGGCGATCGCGTCGGCGCAGGTCAAGACCGCGCTGGTGCTGGCGGGCCTGTGCGCCGACGGCACCACCCGCGTGCGCGAGCCGTGGCGCTCGCGCGATCACTCCGAGCACCTGCTGACCGCGATGGGCGCGCCGATCCGCGTGCGCGATCGCGAGGTCGAGGTCCACGCCGGCGGCTGGGACGGCGCGCTGGCGATCGATCAGATCACCGTGCCCGGCGATCCCAGCTCGGCGGCGTTCATCCTGGCGGCGGCGCTGGTGGCCGGCGTGGGCGGCGACGGCGTGAGCTGCGTCGGCGTCAACCAGAACCCGACCCGCACCGGCTTCCTCGACGCGCTGGCGGCGATGGGCTGGGTCGCGCCGACGCGGGATCCGGTGACCTACTACCCGGGCGAGGACGGCGTGACGATCGACGTGCGCGGCCCGGCGCCGGCGCTGCGCGCCACGCGGATCGCCGGCGAGCTGACCGTGCGCGCGATCGACGAGATCCCGATCCTGGCGGCGGTCGCGGCGCTGGCCGAGGGCGAGACGGTGATCGAGGACGCCGGCGAGCTCAAGGTCAAGGAGTCGGACCGGATCGCGACCACGGTCGCGATGCTGCGCGCGTTCGGCGTCGACGCCGAGGCGCAGGGCGAGGGGCTGGTCGTGGTCGGGCGCGGCCGCCGGACGCTGCGCGCGGCCCGGGTCGACTCGGCCGGCGATCACCGGATCGCGATGGCCGGCACGGTGCTGGCGCTGGTCGCCGACGGGCCGTCGCGGATCGACGACGCCGACAACGTCGCCACCTCGTACCCCGGCTTCGTCGCCGCGCTCACCAGCCTCGGCGCCGACCTCCGCGTCGAGCCGTGA
- the hisC gene encoding histidinol-phosphate transaminase, whose translation MAPDLVLPALAELAPDHVRQLEAYQPGKPIEELERELGISGALKVASNENPLGPSPKALAAVAGAIGSVHLYPDASGHVLRAALAAQLDVRPDQLALGAGSNDLLYQLVLALVGPDEEMLSPALGFLSYKLAAAVAGRRFVATAATPLGADIDALIAGITPRTKLCVIGSPNNPTGAVWTAAEVTRVLEALPATSLLVIDEAYYDYAAAWPEVEHVDGLAMLRRDPRVVVLRTFSKIYGLAALRVGYAIAHPTVIEILGRVVRTFHVGTLAQVAATAALDDRDHVLRSAALGRRGIERLRAEVHGPGVIVYPSLANFALIETGRPAGPLYDALLRQGVIVRPMAAWGLPTCLRASIAAADQMDRVIKALCAVLA comes from the coding sequence ATGGCCCCCGACCTCGTCTTGCCCGCCCTCGCCGAGCTCGCGCCCGACCACGTCCGCCAGCTCGAGGCGTACCAGCCCGGCAAGCCGATCGAGGAGCTCGAGCGCGAGCTGGGCATCAGCGGCGCGCTCAAGGTCGCGTCGAACGAGAACCCGCTGGGTCCGTCGCCCAAGGCGCTCGCGGCGGTCGCGGGGGCGATCGGCAGCGTGCACCTGTACCCCGACGCGTCGGGGCACGTGCTGCGGGCGGCTCTGGCGGCCCAGCTCGACGTCCGGCCCGACCAGCTCGCGCTCGGCGCCGGCTCGAACGATCTGCTCTACCAGCTGGTGCTCGCGCTGGTCGGCCCCGACGAGGAGATGCTGTCGCCGGCGCTCGGCTTCCTCAGCTACAAGCTGGCGGCGGCGGTGGCGGGGCGGCGGTTCGTCGCGACCGCCGCGACCCCGCTGGGCGCGGACATCGACGCGCTGATCGCGGGGATCACCCCGCGCACCAAGCTGTGCGTGATCGGCTCGCCCAACAACCCCACCGGCGCGGTCTGGACCGCGGCCGAGGTGACGCGGGTGCTCGAGGCGCTGCCGGCGACGTCGCTGCTGGTGATCGACGAGGCCTATTACGACTACGCCGCGGCCTGGCCCGAGGTCGAGCACGTCGACGGGCTGGCGATGCTGCGGCGCGACCCGCGCGTCGTGGTCCTGCGCACGTTCTCGAAGATCTACGGGCTGGCGGCGCTGCGGGTCGGCTACGCGATCGCGCACCCGACGGTGATCGAGATCCTGGGGCGCGTGGTGCGGACGTTCCACGTCGGCACGCTGGCCCAGGTCGCGGCCACCGCGGCGCTCGACGATCGCGACCACGTGCTGCGGTCGGCGGCGCTCGGGCGGCGCGGCATCGAGCGGCTCCGGGCCGAGGTCCACGGCCCCGGGGTGATCGTCTACCCGTCGCTGGCCAACTTTGCGCTGATCGAGACCGGGCGCCCGGCGGGGCCGCTCTACGACGCGCTCTTGCGCCAGGGCGTGATCGTGCGCCCGATGGCCGCCTGGGGCCTGCCGACCTGCCTGCGCGCGTCGATCGCCGCCGCCGACCAGATGGATCGCGTGATCAAGGCGCTGTGCGCGGTGCTGGCCTAG
- a CDS encoding thioredoxin family protein, whose product MKYLSPRRPHPALRLAPWLILAVLLLLPQIAHADDGTVFEEYKSKGLAWAYLGAFGFGLLTSLTPCVYPMIPIVVGIFGGRGASVSRGRALLLATLYVVGMGLMFAGLGVVFAMIGKRSGSLLGDPVVVIPIVLLYLILAASMFGAFELQLPMALQQKLSSVSGDGAAGAFGMGLVGGFTAAPCTGPFLLGILGYVAQTKDVVVGSTLLFTYALGMGVLFWVLAAFAVALPKSGRWMEWMKSLGGIALVIAGIHFLKPIAPSIERIVATPGWFLAAALALAAGGLALGAIHLSFHDAWGVRLRKGAAVAMTVIGFSLAINWMLAVDRHLAWVRGDEAAAFAKAKAEGKGVMIDFWASWCTPCKEFEHTFAASPVFETINANFVPLQIDMTAESDATSAIQERYSAGTPTVIFLTADGKELGRFHEYVTPGPFMKVLGPAADAVKAGQTAALEPPPATGATAATP is encoded by the coding sequence GTGAAGTACCTATCGCCCCGTCGCCCCCACCCCGCGCTGCGCCTGGCCCCGTGGCTGATCCTGGCGGTGCTGCTGCTGCTGCCGCAGATCGCCCACGCCGACGACGGCACCGTGTTCGAGGAGTACAAGTCCAAGGGCCTGGCCTGGGCGTACCTCGGGGCGTTCGGCTTCGGCCTGTTGACGTCGCTGACGCCGTGCGTCTACCCGATGATCCCGATCGTCGTCGGCATCTTCGGTGGCCGCGGCGCGTCCGTGTCCCGCGGCCGCGCGCTGCTCCTGGCCACGCTGTACGTCGTCGGCATGGGCCTGATGTTCGCGGGGCTGGGCGTCGTGTTCGCGATGATCGGCAAGCGCTCGGGCTCGCTCCTGGGCGATCCGGTCGTCGTCATCCCGATCGTGCTCCTGTACCTGATCCTGGCCGCGTCGATGTTCGGCGCCTTCGAGCTGCAGCTGCCGATGGCCCTGCAGCAGAAGCTGTCGTCGGTGAGCGGCGACGGCGCGGCCGGCGCGTTCGGCATGGGCCTGGTCGGCGGCTTCACCGCCGCGCCGTGCACCGGGCCGTTCCTGCTCGGCATCCTCGGCTACGTCGCCCAGACCAAGGACGTCGTCGTCGGCTCGACGCTCTTGTTCACGTACGCGCTCGGCATGGGCGTCTTGTTCTGGGTGCTGGCCGCGTTCGCGGTGGCGCTGCCCAAGAGCGGGCGCTGGATGGAGTGGATGAAGTCGCTGGGCGGCATCGCGCTGGTGATCGCGGGCATCCACTTCCTCAAGCCGATCGCGCCGTCGATCGAGCGGATCGTCGCGACGCCGGGCTGGTTCCTCGCGGCCGCCCTGGCGCTGGCCGCGGGCGGCCTGGCGCTGGGCGCGATCCACCTGTCGTTCCACGACGCCTGGGGCGTGCGCCTGCGCAAGGGCGCCGCGGTCGCGATGACCGTCATCGGGTTCAGCCTCGCGATCAACTGGATGCTCGCGGTCGATCGCCACCTGGCGTGGGTCCGCGGCGACGAGGCCGCCGCCTTCGCCAAGGCCAAGGCCGAGGGCAAGGGCGTGATGATCGACTTCTGGGCGTCGTGGTGCACGCCGTGCAAGGAGTTCGAGCACACCTTCGCCGCGTCGCCGGTGTTCGAGACGATCAACGCGAACTTCGTGCCGCTGCAGATCGACATGACCGCCGAGAGCGACGCGACGAGCGCGATCCAGGAGCGCTACAGCGCCGGCACGCCGACGGTGATCTTCCTGACCGCCGACGGCAAGGAGCTCGGCCGGTTCCACGAGTACGTCACGCCCGGCCCGTTCATGAAGGTGCTCGGCCCCGCCGCCGACGCGGTCAAGGCCGGCCAGACCGCCGCGCTCGAGCCGCCGCCGGCGACCGGCGCGACCGCCGCGACGCCGTAG
- a CDS encoding four helix bundle protein codes for MLDAQQVTLELITVLRSIVEEVRRCSPDLAEQLRRAATSVALNLAEGTRRSGRDKRRVYRIAAAEAQEVKSALAVAAAWGYVAPDSIAPALALAERVGAMTYRLGR; via the coding sequence ATGCTCGATGCACAGCAGGTCACGCTCGAACTCATCACGGTGCTCAGGTCGATCGTCGAGGAAGTGCGCCGGTGCTCGCCGGATCTGGCGGAGCAACTCCGGCGCGCCGCGACCTCGGTGGCGCTGAACCTGGCCGAGGGCACGCGGCGGAGCGGCCGGGACAAGCGCCGCGTGTACCGGATCGCCGCGGCCGAGGCCCAGGAGGTCAAGAGCGCCCTCGCGGTGGCCGCCGCCTGGGGCTACGTGGCGCCCGACTCGATCGCGCCGGCGCTGGCGCTCGCCGAGCGCGTCGGCGCGATGACCTACCGGCTCGGGCGGTAG
- a CDS encoding zinc-ribbon domain-containing protein: protein MKIVCDACSAKYSIADEKVQGKVFKIRCKKCSNIIVVRGTGGADEAAAPAAAAPAPGSFDQKETRVYDYGGYEGGAPPPGADEGVWHIVVDQEQVGPLTVAEVQTRFAAGEIDGESYIWREGFADWLPLAQVPDFANLLASGSTTTAQPSSGADAVASMFGASNYEDPSAPAKGDPGDVFAAHAAKQDDDGGGDLFGQKAAEPARSSRRTGAPPDADAPLFGNEAKSAQPATVSSMKGQRNENSVLFSLGNLAALASDQPRAAAAPSSSSSSAPGTAGHGGGEGSGLIDIRSMASAYLGGAKPGMSPGGPRVGSADDLPVFSTAAFSEPAVIIPSMGGSRNNNKMLYILLGAVAFLAILAVVLVVVVLGKSDNKTPAVAANDKDEPSDKDKPSDKPDLPDPSAGTAADPGTKPADPGATLPADPGTKPADPGTKPADPVTKPADPPPTSGSSKPSSGSSKPSSGSNKPSGGSSKPSTGSSKPPPDPPPSSGGSCMGEVECMLAPKPPSCCSKYGGGKKTGGGGSTTTGGGGGDLPDSLTKSDISAGVSKVRPSAKACSAKSSAKGKVLVSVKVAGNGSVTSVTVKSTPDPALGSCVATAMKKASFTKTKSGGSFSYPVPF from the coding sequence ATGAAGATCGTCTGCGATGCCTGTTCTGCGAAGTACTCGATTGCCGACGAGAAGGTCCAAGGCAAGGTCTTCAAGATTCGCTGCAAGAAGTGCAGCAACATCATCGTCGTCCGGGGCACCGGCGGCGCTGACGAAGCGGCGGCCCCGGCGGCCGCAGCGCCCGCCCCGGGCAGCTTCGATCAGAAGGAGACCCGGGTCTACGACTACGGCGGCTACGAAGGTGGCGCGCCGCCGCCCGGGGCCGACGAGGGGGTCTGGCACATCGTCGTCGACCAGGAGCAGGTCGGCCCGCTGACGGTGGCCGAGGTCCAGACCCGGTTCGCCGCCGGCGAGATCGACGGTGAGTCGTACATCTGGCGCGAGGGCTTCGCCGACTGGCTGCCCCTGGCGCAGGTGCCCGACTTCGCGAACCTGCTCGCGAGCGGCAGCACCACCACGGCCCAGCCGTCGTCCGGTGCCGACGCGGTCGCCAGCATGTTCGGCGCGAGCAACTACGAGGATCCGTCGGCGCCCGCGAAGGGCGACCCGGGCGACGTGTTCGCCGCCCATGCCGCCAAGCAGGACGACGATGGCGGCGGCGATCTGTTCGGCCAGAAGGCGGCCGAGCCCGCGCGCTCGAGCCGTCGCACCGGCGCGCCGCCGGACGCCGACGCGCCCCTGTTCGGCAACGAGGCCAAGTCGGCCCAGCCGGCGACGGTGTCGTCGATGAAGGGCCAGCGCAACGAGAACTCGGTCCTGTTCTCGCTCGGCAACCTCGCCGCGCTCGCGAGCGATCAGCCCCGCGCCGCCGCCGCGCCGTCGTCGTCGTCGAGCTCGGCGCCCGGCACCGCGGGTCACGGCGGTGGCGAGGGCTCGGGCCTGATCGACATCCGCTCGATGGCCAGCGCCTACCTCGGCGGCGCCAAGCCGGGCATGTCGCCGGGCGGCCCCAGGGTCGGCTCGGCCGACGACCTGCCGGTGTTCTCGACGGCGGCGTTCAGCGAGCCGGCGGTGATCATCCCGTCGATGGGCGGGTCGCGCAACAACAACAAGATGCTCTACATCCTGCTGGGCGCGGTGGCCTTCCTCGCGATCCTCGCGGTGGTGCTGGTCGTCGTGGTGCTGGGCAAGAGCGACAACAAGACCCCGGCGGTGGCGGCCAACGACAAGGACGAGCCGTCCGACAAGGACAAGCCGTCCGACAAGCCTGACCTGCCGGATCCGTCCGCGGGCACCGCCGCGGATCCGGGCACCAAGCCCGCGGACCCGGGCGCGACCCTCCCCGCGGATCCCGGCACCAAGCCGGCCGACCCCGGCACCAAGCCGGCCGACCCCGTCACCAAGCCCGCGGACCCTCCGCCCACCAGCGGGTCGAGCAAGCCGTCGAGCGGGTCGAGCAAGCCGTCGAGCGGGTCGAACAAGCCGTCGGGCGGGTCGAGCAAGCCTTCGACCGGGTCGAGCAAGCCGCCGCCGGATCCGCCCCCGTCGAGCGGTGGCTCCTGCATGGGTGAGGTCGAGTGCATGCTCGCGCCCAAGCCCCCGTCGTGCTGCTCGAAGTACGGCGGCGGCAAGAAGACCGGCGGCGGCGGCAGCACCACGACCGGCGGCGGCGGCGGCGACCTGCCCGACAGCCTGACCAAGTCGGACATCTCGGCGGGCGTCAGCAAGGTCCGGCCCAGCGCCAAGGCGTGCAGCGCCAAGTCGTCGGCGAAGGGCAAGGTGCTCGTGTCGGTCAAGGTGGCGGGCAACGGCAGCGTCACCAGCGTCACCGTCAAGAGCACCCCCGACCCGGCGCTCGGCTCGTGCGTCGCCACGGCGATGAAGAAGGCGTCGTTCACCAAGACCAAGAGCGGCGGCTCGTTCAGCTACCCGGTACCGTTTTGA